A stretch of DNA from Calditrichota bacterium:
CTCTAGGCTTAGTCCTTAGTCCCGCCTTTGGGGCGGTAAGCCTCGTCTACTACTGTCTGTTCCTCGCATATTCGCTGGGAGCCAAGAGAGTCGTCATCATTGACGTCATCATCGTGTCGCTGGCGTATGTGCTGCGCGCCATTGCCGGCGCGGAGCTAATTGGCGTGCCGATATCGTCGTGGCTTCTCCTGTGCACCACTTTTTTGGCTCTCTTCGTGACCCTCGGCAAGCGCAGGCATGAATTGGTCCTTTTGGGTGAGGGCTCTGCGTCCCACCGTCGTAGCTTGCAGGACTATTCACTGCAGTTCTTGGATCAGATGATTGCGGTGGCGACTGCTTCTTCGGTGATCACCTATGCGCTTTATACGGTTTGTGAGGAGACCGTGGCGAAGTTCGGTACTCGCAATCTGTTGCTGACCCTTCCATTCGTGGTCTATGGCATATTCCGGTACACTTACTTAGTACACATCAGGAACCTCGGTGGGAGCCCCGAGCAGATCTTCATATCGGATCTTCCCATGATGGGCAACCTTGTCTTGTGGGGAGTAGCAGTGGTGGTGGTCCTCTATCTTCGGTGACGGAGGAGGGGGCGCGGCGGGTAGATCGTGGGGTCGGCGGGGTTTTCGCCGGTATGCTCTTCACTGATTTGGAGTGATGAAGGGGCACAAGAGAGAAGGCGTTTCGGCAGCGCGCTGGCCGTACTCACGGAGGGGGGGCAGTAGGAGCTTCCCGGGCTTGGTGCCGATCGTGGATCCTGGCAAATAACAAGGTGGCGGTTCTGTTCGTGCGGTACGAGGCGAACCCACGCTGTGCGCCCCCCCGGGAGGTTATCGGGAGCCCGGCGAAGGTCCGTGCGGCGAAGCGAACGTGGAGAATCGACATCCGGCAGGTTTTCGGAGGGGCGCCTTGGGATGCCTAGTCATGGGCGAAGATCACCGGAAGTATCAGCGTTATCAGCGGTCGAAAAGGACGCGGTTATAGGCGCTGCTAAAGGCTGATTCGCGCTGATGCGAGCGAGGAGAGCGCGAGGATGCGGTCCGAGCATGGGGTGGACGAGGCGCAGTGGAGAGAGCGGGAGCAGTTCCTCTTCGTCTGCGAACGTGCCAAGGAGCTGGCGGTTGGCCGCGTGACGAAGGCGGTATATGAGGCCATCAGCGGGGGGCCGCCGGTGATCGTGTACGGCGATGGCCAGCAGTCCCGGGATTTCACCTATGTTGACGACATCGCCCGCGGCACCCTCGGCGCCCTCTCCTTTCTGCAATGGGAAACCCGAATTCCGAAATTCGAGATCGTCACCGTGGGCCTGGACCAGCCCGTGGTGCTCCTGGACGCCATCCGGCTGATGGAGGAATGGATGGGCAAGGAGGCGCGCGTCCACTGTGGGTCCTGCCACGCGGGGGACCGGTTGGTCATGCGGACGGAGAGCAGGAAACCGGGTGCTTACTGAACTGACCACCGCGGGCCGTGTTTCGGGAAGGTGTGGCAATATTGGTTAACTAGTACCGGTAAAGTTGTGAATAGGCTACGGGGATTGCGAGGTGGTAACCTTCCATAGCGGGCCTTCAGAAAGGGGAAGCTGTGGCCCCGTACGATACCTTCGGGGGTCCTCGTCTGCCAGATAGCATAGAGCCGGGCCGCATGCGAGTCGCTCGCATGTCGGAACGGCGGAGGGTGCCTATTGGGAACTGACATGGTACAGGAAGTCATAGAGGAGACTGCGACCGACCAGGAGGCCGAGACGGCCTCTGACACCGCTCCTCCTGGGCAAGCTGAGCCGAAACCGATCTATCATCTGCGTATCGAGCCATCGCGGGGATGGGTGTCGCTCAAGCTGCGGGAGCTGTGGGAGTACCGCGAGCTGCTGTACTTCCTCACTTGGCGCGATGTGAAGGTGCGCTACAAGCAGACGGTGCTGGGCGCGGCTTGGGCGATCATTCAGCCGTTGTTTACCATGGTCGTCTTCAGCCTGTTTTTCGGGAAACTGGCGAAAATCCCCTCGGACGGCATCCCGTACCCTATCTTCAGCTACGCGGCACTTGTCCCCTGGACGTTCTTCGCCAACGGGATGAGTCAGTCGTCGAACAGCCTGGTGGGGGCGGCCAACCTGATCAAGAAGATCTACTTCCCGCGCCTGGTCATTCCTATCTCGGCGGTCGTCTCCGGGGTGGTGGACTTCGCGCTGGCGTTTATCGTGTTACTGGGGATGATGCTCGCCTATGGCATTGTCCCGACGATCAACGTAGTCTTTCTGCCATTGCTGCTGTTGCTGGCGTTCGTCACAGCGCTAGGTGTGGGCATGTGGCTCTCGGCAATGAACGTGCAGTTCCGCGATGTGCGCTACGTCGTCCCATTCCTGACACAGTTCTGGATGTTCGCCACACCGATTGCCTATCCCAGCAGCCTGATCCAGAACGACGTGCTGCGCACACTGTACGGCATCAACCCCATGACCGGTGTGATCGAGGGCTTCCG
This window harbors:
- a CDS encoding NAD-dependent epimerase/dehydratase family protein — its product is MRSEHGVDEAQWREREQFLFVCERAKELAVGRVTKAVYEAISGGPPVIVYGDGQQSRDFTYVDDIARGTLGALSFLQWETRIPKFEIVTVGLDQPVVLLDAIRLMEEWMGKEARVHCGSCHAGDRLVMRTESRKPGAY
- a CDS encoding ABC transporter permease produces the protein MVQEVIEETATDQEAETASDTAPPGQAEPKPIYHLRIEPSRGWVSLKLRELWEYRELLYFLTWRDVKVRYKQTVLGAAWAIIQPLFTMVVFSLFFGKLAKIPSDGIPYPIFSYAALVPWTFFANGMSQSSNSLVGAANLIKKIYFPRLVIPISAVVSGVVDFALAFIVLLGMMLAYGIVPTINVVFLPLLLLLAFVTALGVGMWLSAMNVQFRDVRYVVPFLTQFWMFATPIAYPSSLIQNDVLRTLYGINPMTGVIEGFRWALLNTNTAPGPMIIVSSLVAVALLVSGAFYFRRMEKTFADVV
- a CDS encoding decaprenyl-phosphate phosphoribosyltransferase → MVGKVVISFFQALRPKQWIENVLIFVALVFSKNLLHPAMLLKTVAGFGLFCMLSGAVYVLNDILDLESDRRHPSKRNRPLASGRLPMWAALAGAVLLPGAALPLGLVLSPAFGAVSLVYYCLFLAYSLGAKRVVIIDVIIVSLAYVLRAIAGAELIGVPISSWLLLCTTFLALFVTLGKRRHELVLLGEGSASHRRSLQDYSLQFLDQMIAVATASSVITYALYTVCEETVAKFGTRNLLLTLPFVVYGIFRYTYLVHIRNLGGSPEQIFISDLPMMGNLVLWGVAVVVVLYLR